From a single Mycolicibacterium mengxianglii genomic region:
- a CDS encoding carbohydrate ABC transporter permease gives MQNVWGRLSRSDSVSGWALVSPAAVLIGIFGLLPVLMSLQLSFQESDLLTAETPWVGFANYQKLADDPVFLESVRHTIVYTALFVPGTMLVGLLIAAAMNRSLRFISVYRTAAYITMAVSTISQGIIFLWLTDRDYGLVNAALNAVGVPSQPFLASPSQALFVIVAMTIWGWTGFSVIVYLAALQGVPAELHEAAAIDGASAFTRFRTITVPLLGPANLFLLVWLTINALQLFDEVYATTRGGPLRATTVIVYYLWDRAFVQFDAGYAAAMAYALFVVILAITAVQFRLARRHVHYS, from the coding sequence ATGCAGAACGTGTGGGGTCGGCTCAGCCGCTCGGACAGTGTGAGCGGCTGGGCGCTGGTGAGTCCGGCGGCGGTTCTGATCGGCATCTTCGGCCTGCTGCCGGTGTTGATGTCGCTGCAGCTGTCCTTCCAGGAGTCCGACCTGCTGACCGCGGAGACGCCGTGGGTCGGCTTCGCCAACTATCAGAAGCTGGCCGATGACCCGGTTTTCCTGGAGTCGGTCCGTCACACCATCGTCTACACGGCGCTGTTCGTGCCGGGCACCATGCTGGTGGGCCTGCTGATCGCGGCGGCGATGAACCGCTCGCTGCGGTTCATCTCGGTGTACCGCACCGCCGCCTACATCACCATGGCCGTGTCCACCATCTCGCAGGGCATCATCTTCCTGTGGTTGACCGACCGCGACTACGGTCTGGTGAACGCCGCTCTGAACGCGGTCGGCGTACCGTCGCAGCCGTTCCTGGCTTCGCCGTCGCAGGCGTTGTTCGTGATCGTCGCGATGACGATCTGGGGGTGGACGGGGTTTTCGGTGATCGTCTATCTGGCCGCGCTGCAGGGTGTTCCCGCCGAGCTGCATGAGGCGGCGGCCATCGACGGCGCTTCGGCATTCACCCGGTTCCGGACCATCACGGTGCCGCTTCTGGGGCCGGCGAATCTGTTCCTGTTGGTGTGGTTGACCATCAACGCATTACAGCTTTTCGACGAGGTGTACGCCACCACCCGCGGTGGACCGCTACGGGCGACCACGGTCATCGTCTACTACCTCTGGGACCGCGCGTTCGTGCAGTTCGATGCCGGCTACGCCGCGGCAATGGCGTACGCGTTGTTCGTCGTGATCCTGGCGATCACGGCCGTGCAATTCCGCCTCGCCCGCAGACATGTGCACTACTCATGA
- a CDS encoding DMT family transporter: protein MTAPNTTGTRSWIFYAALLILFWGVWGAFSALPATKYGYPDEMIYSIWALTMIIPAAFALRGQRFDRRPQAAIYGLLIGLTGAGGQLLLFQALTMGPAYLIFPIVSISPAITVIMAMVLLRERISKLAAVGLVAALAAIVLFSVTSAESDGSTGPWLPLAIGICIAWGVQAYFMRKTATIGVNEATTFGWMAISAIILIPVALFSLGGLPLDFPWQAPVLTAGTQLLNAVGALFLVMALSRGKATIVAPITNALAPALTIVVSLIAYQTLPSPYGAVGIALALIGSTLMVYSDEKRGEAPTAAVLTPATTRQSK, encoded by the coding sequence ATGACCGCTCCGAATACCACCGGCACTCGCAGCTGGATCTTCTATGCCGCGCTCCTGATCCTGTTCTGGGGTGTCTGGGGCGCGTTCTCCGCCCTGCCTGCAACAAAGTACGGCTACCCCGACGAGATGATCTACAGCATCTGGGCGTTGACGATGATCATCCCGGCAGCGTTCGCTCTGCGTGGGCAACGCTTCGACCGGCGCCCACAAGCCGCGATCTACGGCCTGCTGATCGGTCTGACCGGCGCGGGCGGTCAGCTCCTGCTCTTCCAGGCGCTGACCATGGGACCTGCCTACCTGATCTTCCCGATCGTGTCGATCTCGCCGGCGATCACTGTCATCATGGCCATGGTGCTACTGCGCGAACGCATCTCGAAGCTCGCGGCTGTCGGCCTGGTCGCTGCCTTGGCCGCCATCGTGCTCTTCAGTGTGACCAGCGCCGAGTCCGACGGATCGACCGGCCCGTGGCTGCCCCTTGCCATCGGTATCTGCATAGCCTGGGGGGTGCAGGCGTACTTCATGCGCAAGACCGCCACCATCGGCGTGAACGAGGCCACCACATTCGGCTGGATGGCGATCAGTGCCATCATCCTGATCCCGGTCGCGCTGTTCTCCCTCGGCGGGCTGCCTCTCGACTTCCCCTGGCAGGCACCGGTATTGACTGCCGGAACCCAGCTCCTCAACGCCGTCGGCGCGCTCTTTCTGGTGATGGCACTGAGCCGCGGCAAAGCCACCATCGTCGCACCCATCACCAATGCGTTGGCGCCGGCACTGACGATCGTGGTCTCGCTCATCGCCTACCAGACCCTGCCATCACCCTACGGCGCGGTGGGCATCGCGCTGGCACTCATCGGCTCGACACTGATGGTCTACAGCGACGAGAAGCGGGGCGAGGCACCGACGGCCGCCGTTCTGACGCCGGCGACGACACGGCAGTCGAAATGA
- a CDS encoding D-tagatose-bisphosphate aldolase, class II, non-catalytic subunit, which produces MSRTQLINPLLNTIHRHKAGEPVGVYSVCSAHPTVVQAAIEQAAADDGYVLIEATSNQVDQFGGYTGMRPSEFREQVLGIADRCGFARERVVLGGDHLGPNRWQHHPAEEAMALADDLIAAYVEAGYTKIHLDCSMSCADDPATLTDEVVAGRSARLLRVSEETADRLGLPGPVYVIGTEVPVPGGAHETLGGLTPTPADHARRTLDAHRAAFAALDMDHVWPRVIALVVQPGVEFDHRAVFDYQRGATAELRHVLDDQDNLVFEAHSTDYQRPAQLRELVEDHWAILKVGPGLTFALREALFALAYIETELVAAPLRSNLVGVIERRMLAAPSYWEAYYEAGSEGDPSPSAQRTARRYSYSDRLRYYWPDPDIESARKTLLANLRRTAIPMPLISQFLPGQYHRIRGGRLSADPQALVVDRVRDALRPYAHACSTTGDLR; this is translated from the coding sequence GTGAGCCGGACACAGTTGATCAATCCGCTGCTGAACACCATTCACCGACACAAGGCCGGTGAGCCTGTCGGTGTCTACTCGGTGTGCTCTGCCCACCCGACCGTCGTGCAGGCCGCGATCGAGCAAGCGGCCGCCGACGACGGGTATGTGCTGATCGAAGCCACATCCAATCAGGTCGACCAGTTCGGCGGCTATACCGGTATGCGGCCGAGCGAATTCCGAGAGCAGGTCCTCGGGATCGCCGACCGGTGTGGCTTCGCCCGCGAACGCGTGGTGCTCGGGGGAGATCACCTGGGCCCCAACCGTTGGCAACACCACCCCGCCGAAGAGGCGATGGCCCTGGCCGACGATCTGATCGCCGCCTACGTCGAAGCCGGATACACCAAGATCCACCTGGACTGCAGCATGTCGTGCGCCGATGACCCGGCCACCCTCACCGACGAGGTGGTCGCCGGCCGGTCGGCCAGGCTGCTGCGGGTCAGCGAAGAAACGGCCGACCGCCTCGGCCTGCCCGGCCCGGTGTACGTGATCGGCACCGAGGTGCCGGTACCCGGCGGCGCCCACGAAACGCTGGGTGGCCTCACCCCGACCCCCGCCGACCACGCCCGCCGGACGCTCGACGCGCACCGGGCAGCGTTCGCCGCGCTCGACATGGACCACGTGTGGCCCCGCGTCATCGCACTGGTGGTCCAACCTGGCGTGGAGTTCGACCACCGCGCTGTCTTCGACTACCAGCGCGGCGCCACCGCAGAGTTGCGCCATGTCCTCGACGACCAGGACAACCTGGTGTTCGAAGCGCACTCCACCGATTACCAGCGGCCGGCGCAACTACGCGAACTCGTCGAAGACCACTGGGCGATCTTGAAAGTCGGCCCGGGGCTGACCTTCGCGCTGCGGGAAGCGTTGTTCGCGCTGGCCTACATCGAGACCGAACTCGTCGCCGCCCCGTTGCGGTCGAACCTGGTGGGTGTCATCGAGCGGCGCATGCTGGCCGCCCCTTCCTACTGGGAGGCGTACTACGAGGCGGGCTCGGAAGGGGACCCGTCCCCGTCCGCCCAACGCACCGCCCGCCGATACAGCTACAGCGACCGGCTCCGCTACTACTGGCCAGATCCTGACATCGAGTCGGCGCGAAAGACCCTGTTGGCCAACCTGCGCCGCACCGCCATTCCCATGCCGTTGATCAGCCAGTTCCTGCCCGGTCAGTACCACCGGATCCGCGGGGGCCGCCTGAGCGCCGACCCGCAGGCTCTGGTTGTCGACCGGGTTCGTGATGCCCTTCGCCCCTACGCCCATGCCTGCTCGACCACTGGAGACCTCCGATGA
- a CDS encoding zinc-ribbon domain-containing protein: MFFLLFGYGTKQQALGAGDVRTCPRCHNTTQWTRMREFKQFTLFFVPVARWKRRVFEMCGICGAAVAV, translated from the coding sequence ATGTTCTTCTTGCTCTTCGGCTACGGCACAAAACAGCAGGCCCTCGGCGCGGGGGATGTCCGCACCTGCCCGCGCTGCCACAACACCACCCAGTGGACGCGGATGAGGGAGTTCAAGCAGTTCACCTTGTTCTTCGTTCCGGTCGCACGGTGGAAGCGCCGAGTCTTCGAGATGTGCGGCATCTGCGGTGCCGCCGTCGCGGTATGA
- a CDS encoding ABC transporter ATP-binding protein codes for MAEVEFRDVTRQYPGGRAGDTVALQNLSLTVADGEFLILVGPSGCGKSTALRLLAGLDKPTSGEIRIGGSVVNRLSPGERDIAMVFQNYALYPHMSVYRNLAYGLRQRRTPRAQVDRRVRDTAELLQISELLDRLPGQLSGGQRQRVAMGRALVRRPQAFLLDEPLSNLDAKLRNQVRGDLKRLHRELPVTSIYVTHDQVEAMTLGDRLCVMSGGKVQQIGTTDDIYNRPANTFVAAFMGSPPMNLLPAEIRDGVLHIAGSSIKAVPEPDGPVTVGARPEHLQLCAAADEGAVPARVDFVEPLGSHVLVTALVGETRVVVAAPAGVALDSGARVGLVLPPERTYFFDTQSGEARRSRQRIAL; via the coding sequence TTGGCAGAAGTCGAATTTCGTGACGTCACGCGCCAGTACCCCGGTGGTCGGGCCGGGGACACCGTTGCGCTGCAGAACCTCAGCCTGACTGTCGCCGACGGCGAATTCCTGATCCTGGTCGGGCCCAGCGGCTGCGGCAAGAGCACGGCACTGCGACTGCTCGCCGGACTGGACAAGCCCACCTCGGGGGAGATCAGGATCGGCGGTTCGGTGGTCAACCGGCTGTCACCCGGCGAGCGGGACATCGCGATGGTGTTCCAGAACTACGCGCTGTACCCGCACATGTCGGTGTACCGCAACCTTGCCTATGGACTCCGCCAGCGCAGGACTCCGCGGGCCCAGGTCGACCGGCGGGTCCGCGACACCGCCGAGCTGCTGCAGATCAGCGAGCTGCTCGACCGTCTGCCCGGTCAGCTCTCCGGCGGGCAACGTCAGCGAGTTGCCATGGGCCGCGCCCTGGTTCGCCGACCGCAAGCGTTCCTGCTGGACGAGCCGCTGTCCAATCTGGATGCCAAGCTGCGTAATCAGGTGCGCGGAGACCTCAAGCGGCTGCACCGCGAGCTGCCCGTCACCTCCATCTACGTGACCCACGATCAGGTGGAGGCCATGACGCTGGGCGACCGGCTGTGCGTGATGTCCGGCGGCAAGGTGCAGCAGATCGGCACGACGGACGACATCTACAACCGACCGGCCAACACCTTCGTTGCAGCGTTCATGGGCAGCCCACCGATGAACCTGCTGCCCGCCGAGATCCGTGACGGCGTGCTGCACATCGCCGGCAGTTCGATCAAAGCTGTGCCCGAACCTGACGGCCCGGTGACAGTCGGAGCGCGGCCCGAACACCTGCAGCTGTGCGCCGCGGCCGACGAGGGCGCAGTGCCCGCCAGGGTTGATTTCGTGGAGCCGCTCGGCAGCCATGTCCTGGTCACCGCCCTGGTGGGGGAGACGAGAGTGGTCGTGGCGGCACCGGCCGGAGTCGCGTTGGACTCCGGGGCCAGGGTCGGGCTGGTGCTGCCGCCGGAGCGCACCTACTTCTTCGACACCCAGAGCGGCGAGGCCCGGCGCAGCCGGCAGCGCATCGCGCTCTGA
- a CDS encoding carbohydrate ABC transporter permease, translating to MTDQLTAPADHIPDDEALPPPPRRRLPRLRLPFSPWHLVLIPVSFLLIVPLLWMLVTSLETEGEANRFPPVLLPASPRFENYSEAWAAAPFGNFFLNSVMVTAVVLLSNLLVCSLAGYAFARIRFLGRGALFVTLMATLMVPFQVTMIPVFLIVKWFGDNIWEGLGIDHIGALMLPNLATAFGIFFLRQFFMTVPVELEEAARVDGTSRLGVLFKMVLPLSLPALSTLAALTVLTSWNDFLWPLIVITSQDQMTVPLGLSYFQGAHRVKWPLLMAANVMSLLPMLLVFIGAQRYFVQSVASSGIKG from the coding sequence ATGACTGATCAGTTGACCGCACCCGCGGACCACATCCCCGACGACGAGGCGCTTCCGCCGCCGCCGCGCAGACGGCTGCCCCGTCTCCGGCTACCGTTCAGCCCCTGGCATCTGGTGCTGATCCCGGTGTCTTTTCTGCTGATCGTTCCGCTGTTGTGGATGTTGGTGACATCGCTGGAGACCGAGGGCGAAGCCAACCGGTTCCCGCCCGTCCTGCTTCCTGCCAGTCCGCGCTTCGAGAACTACTCCGAGGCCTGGGCCGCAGCGCCGTTCGGGAACTTCTTCCTCAACAGCGTGATGGTCACCGCGGTGGTTCTGCTGAGCAATCTGCTGGTGTGCAGCCTGGCCGGTTACGCCTTCGCCCGCATCCGCTTCCTGGGCCGCGGCGCCCTGTTCGTCACCTTGATGGCGACGTTGATGGTGCCGTTCCAGGTGACGATGATCCCGGTGTTTCTGATCGTGAAGTGGTTCGGTGACAACATCTGGGAAGGCTTGGGCATCGACCACATCGGCGCGTTGATGCTGCCCAACCTGGCGACGGCCTTCGGAATCTTTTTCCTGCGGCAGTTCTTCATGACGGTTCCGGTCGAACTCGAAGAAGCCGCACGCGTTGACGGAACCTCGCGTCTCGGTGTGCTGTTCAAGATGGTGTTGCCGTTGTCCCTGCCCGCGTTGTCGACGTTGGCCGCGCTCACCGTGCTGACGTCATGGAATGACTTCCTGTGGCCGTTGATCGTGATCACGTCCCAGGATCAGATGACAGTTCCGTTGGGCCTGAGCTACTTTCAGGGCGCCCACCGGGTCAAGTGGCCGCTGCTGATGGCTGCCAATGTGATGAGCCTGCTGCCCATGCTGCTGGTGTTCATCGGCGCGCAAAGATACTTCGTCCAGTCGGTGGCCAGTAGCGGCATCAAGGGTTGA
- a CDS encoding ABC transporter substrate-binding protein, translated as MIRRHRIRRPGPLIALGAVFALVLAACGGGGGDSSSGPTEITVWHGYQDTEGTVFKSLIEKYNNEHPDVEVSDLYSSNDLVLQKVLTAVRGDSAPDVAYMFGSWSPNIAQIPQLVDMSAEVAEPQWKWDDFYPGERAAATVGDKVVGVPALVDNLAIVYNKRLFADAGIAPPTADWTWDDFRSAAAKLTDPTKGQYGWLIPADGSEDTVWHYVPMLWEAGGDILSEDNERATFNSEAGVKALTLLQQMAVTDKSLYLDTTNENGPKLMNSGKVGMLVTGPWDLSSLPDIDYGVQVMPTFVGSAGGHQTISGPDNWVVFDNGDKRKQAAVDFVQWLSAPEQVKAFSLGTGDLPTRTSVAQDPAFVAQLNEGLPGSGVFVENLSNVQKARPTVEQYPAISEALGQAIVSVMLGEQEPKAALDSAAQTADTALAGK; from the coding sequence GTGATCCGCCGTCACCGTATTCGCCGACCCGGCCCACTCATCGCACTGGGAGCGGTCTTCGCGCTCGTCCTGGCCGCCTGCGGCGGTGGCGGTGGCGACTCGTCGTCGGGGCCCACCGAGATCACCGTGTGGCACGGTTATCAGGACACCGAGGGCACCGTCTTCAAATCCCTGATCGAGAAGTACAACAACGAACACCCCGATGTCGAGGTCAGCGATCTGTACTCCAGCAATGACCTCGTGCTGCAGAAGGTGCTGACGGCCGTCCGCGGTGACAGCGCACCGGATGTGGCCTACATGTTCGGATCGTGGTCGCCGAACATCGCCCAGATCCCCCAGCTGGTGGACATGTCCGCCGAGGTCGCAGAACCGCAATGGAAGTGGGACGACTTCTATCCCGGCGAACGGGCCGCGGCCACCGTCGGTGACAAAGTGGTCGGGGTGCCCGCTCTGGTGGACAACCTGGCGATCGTCTACAACAAGCGGCTTTTCGCCGATGCCGGCATCGCGCCGCCCACCGCCGACTGGACCTGGGATGACTTCCGCTCGGCCGCAGCCAAACTCACCGATCCCACCAAAGGACAGTACGGCTGGCTGATTCCCGCCGACGGTAGCGAAGACACCGTCTGGCACTACGTCCCGATGTTGTGGGAAGCCGGCGGCGACATCCTGTCGGAGGACAACGAGCGCGCAACGTTCAATTCCGAGGCCGGCGTCAAGGCGCTCACCCTGCTGCAACAGATGGCGGTCACCGACAAGTCACTGTATCTGGACACCACCAACGAAAACGGCCCGAAACTGATGAACAGCGGCAAGGTCGGCATGTTGGTCACCGGTCCGTGGGACCTCAGCTCGCTGCCGGACATCGACTACGGCGTGCAGGTGATGCCGACCTTCGTGGGCTCCGCCGGCGGCCACCAGACGATCTCCGGGCCCGACAACTGGGTGGTCTTCGACAACGGTGACAAGCGCAAGCAGGCGGCGGTTGATTTTGTGCAGTGGCTGTCCGCACCCGAGCAGGTCAAAGCCTTCTCCCTGGGCACCGGTGACTTGCCGACCCGCACGTCGGTGGCCCAGGATCCGGCGTTCGTCGCGCAGCTCAACGAGGGGCTGCCCGGCTCCGGCGTCTTCGTGGAGAACCTGTCCAACGTGCAGAAGGCCCGGCCGACGGTGGAGCAGTACCCGGCGATCTCCGAGGCGCTGGGTCAGGCCATCGTGTCGGTGATGCTCGGCGAGCAGGAACCGAAGGCGGCGCTGGATTCCGCGGCGCAGACTGCTGACACCGCGTTGGCGGGGAAGTAG
- a CDS encoding N-acetylglucosamine kinase: MTYYLGVDGGGSKTAFALIDSDGHIVARAMAPSSYYFNQGIGVVERVLHQGISATTDTAGITASDVDFAFFGLPGYGEASADIEALNAVPRQILGHDRYACDNDMVCGWAGSLAGEDGINVICGTGSMTYGERLGTGRRVGGWGELFGDEGSAYWVATQGLNAFSRMSDGRLARGPLYDLVRRRLQLTSDLDAVGLVIEQWGGNRGSIAALATTVCEAVREGDMVAAGIVDAAAGELVQLVETTRVLVGFGEHDRVPVSYSGGMFSDTGFLDIFRRSLERLAVKYDLQIPVLDPAVGAALYAAKRSGHPLSAIALDQLRTREVTSP; encoded by the coding sequence ATGACCTACTATCTCGGCGTTGACGGCGGCGGTTCCAAAACCGCTTTTGCGCTGATCGACAGCGACGGCCACATCGTGGCGCGTGCGATGGCGCCGAGCTCGTACTACTTCAACCAGGGCATCGGCGTCGTGGAACGTGTTCTACACCAAGGTATTTCCGCGACCACCGATACGGCGGGCATCACCGCCTCCGACGTCGACTTCGCGTTCTTCGGCCTGCCCGGGTACGGCGAGGCCAGCGCTGACATCGAAGCGCTGAACGCCGTTCCCAGGCAGATCCTGGGTCATGACCGCTACGCCTGCGACAACGACATGGTGTGCGGGTGGGCGGGCTCATTGGCCGGGGAAGACGGCATAAACGTCATCTGCGGTACCGGGTCGATGACCTATGGGGAACGCCTCGGCACCGGACGCCGCGTCGGTGGCTGGGGCGAACTGTTCGGCGACGAGGGTTCGGCGTACTGGGTTGCCACCCAAGGACTCAACGCGTTCAGCCGGATGAGCGACGGCAGGCTGGCGCGCGGGCCCCTCTACGACCTGGTCAGGCGTCGCCTGCAGCTCACCAGCGACCTGGACGCGGTGGGCCTGGTCATCGAACAATGGGGCGGCAATCGCGGTTCCATCGCCGCATTGGCAACCACGGTGTGCGAAGCGGTTCGAGAGGGCGACATGGTGGCCGCCGGCATCGTCGACGCCGCCGCCGGTGAGCTGGTGCAGCTGGTCGAGACCACCAGGGTGTTGGTCGGCTTCGGCGAACACGACCGTGTTCCGGTGTCATATTCCGGCGGAATGTTCTCTGACACCGGCTTTCTCGACATCTTCCGTCGATCTTTGGAACGACTTGCCGTCAAGTACGACCTGCAGATACCTGTCCTCGATCCTGCGGTGGGCGCCGCGCTGTATGCGGCCAAACGCAGCGGTCACCCACTGTCTGCCATTGCTCTGGATCAACTTCGAACACGTGAGGTGACGTCACCATGA
- a CDS encoding SIS domain-containing protein, with translation MTATPIPAQEDGGATILEIGQQPDAWREVAATIDDHAVAFLRDVTSRPDLRVILTGAGSSAFAGTIAAPALRRHLSRHDRHARVEAIPTTSIVASPLDHLEPHTPTLLISFGRSGNSPESLATTALADELVDDIWHLILTCDRDGELGRAHTGRVNSLVVYMPARTNDTGFAMTSSLTSMLLSCLLMLGDTDRRDVEALAQAAQYVIDRQADIRSLAQAKKQRFVYLGSGPLVGLARESALKLLELTAGEVVTYFDSPLGFRHGPKSVLDADTLAVVYLSTDTHTRRYDLDMVAEIRGQLGTESVVVLSTEPVPDDLGPAVVLPGLVGLDDSTVAVVYLVFAQYLALFTSLEYGKTPDNPFPAGEVSRVVRGVTIYPMER, from the coding sequence ATGACCGCGACACCCATTCCCGCCCAAGAAGACGGCGGCGCCACGATCCTCGAGATCGGCCAGCAGCCCGACGCGTGGCGGGAGGTCGCCGCGACCATCGACGACCACGCGGTCGCATTCCTGCGGGACGTCACCAGTAGGCCGGACCTGCGGGTCATCCTGACCGGTGCAGGCAGTTCCGCATTCGCGGGCACCATCGCCGCCCCGGCACTGCGTCGTCACCTGAGCCGTCACGACCGACACGCTCGCGTCGAGGCCATCCCCACCACGAGCATCGTGGCCAGCCCGCTGGATCACCTGGAGCCGCACACTCCGACACTGCTCATCTCCTTCGGCCGGTCGGGCAACAGCCCCGAGAGTCTGGCCACCACTGCGCTGGCCGACGAACTGGTCGACGACATCTGGCATCTCATCCTCACCTGCGACCGCGACGGCGAGCTCGGCCGCGCCCACACCGGGCGGGTGAACTCGTTGGTGGTCTACATGCCGGCGCGCACCAACGACACCGGCTTCGCCATGACATCGAGCCTGACGTCGATGCTGCTGTCGTGTCTGTTGATGCTCGGTGACACCGATCGCCGCGACGTCGAGGCGCTGGCTCAGGCCGCGCAGTACGTCATCGACCGGCAAGCCGACATCCGGTCGCTGGCTCAGGCCAAGAAGCAACGATTCGTTTATCTCGGCAGTGGCCCCTTGGTGGGTCTGGCTCGCGAATCAGCGCTCAAGCTCCTGGAATTGACCGCCGGTGAGGTGGTCACCTACTTCGACTCCCCGCTGGGATTCCGGCACGGTCCCAAGTCCGTGCTCGACGCGGACACCCTTGCCGTGGTGTACCTGTCCACTGACACCCATACCCGGCGCTATGACCTGGACATGGTGGCCGAGATCCGCGGACAACTGGGCACCGAGAGCGTCGTCGTGCTCAGCACCGAGCCGGTCCCCGACGACCTGGGGCCCGCGGTGGTGCTCCCCGGACTGGTCGGTCTGGACGACTCGACGGTCGCCGTGGTCTACCTGGTATTCGCCCAGTACCTGGCCTTGTTCACCTCACTGGAGTACGGGAAGACACCGGACAATCCTTTCCCCGCAGGCGAAGTGAGCCGCGTCGTGCGGGGCGTCACGATCTACCCGATGGAACGGTGA
- the melA gene encoding alpha-galactosidase, which yields MKPTIVIIGAGSVEFTRELLGDIFSFPELGAVRVVLHDINTERLETAEAIAHATARETGATPEVVVSPDRRRALEGAHYVINVIAVGMHEATVRDFDIPARFGLNQTIGDTIGIGGIFRGLRTFPVLAGIARDMQDVCPDAWLLNYTNPMAMNVTFLRRVAPQLKVLGLCHSVYWTMVGLCEIVGVPYDEVSYWSAGVNHQAWVLKWERGGQDLYPLLDQRIAADPELRRRVRVDMYRRLGYYPTETSEHSSEYVPWYLHHPGEIDRLRINVGEYVAISEANLAEYARVRAELAQSQTLGDGLDTAGGSTEYAPQVIHSLETGTVRVISANVANDGLITNLPDGLAVEVPTVLDALGAHPMKVGDLPPQCAALNRNFLGPVDLTVRAAVDSDPRLVRAAAMVDPNTAATLTVDEIWQLCDELTAAHGDLLPEALRTPPTKEQLS from the coding sequence ATGAAACCCACCATCGTCATCATCGGGGCGGGCAGCGTGGAGTTCACCCGCGAACTCCTCGGCGACATCTTCTCCTTTCCCGAACTCGGGGCCGTGCGGGTGGTGTTACACGACATCAACACCGAACGCCTGGAGACCGCGGAGGCGATCGCGCATGCCACCGCCCGCGAAACCGGGGCCACCCCCGAGGTGGTTGTCTCCCCGGACCGCCGTCGGGCTCTCGAGGGCGCGCACTACGTCATCAACGTCATCGCCGTCGGCATGCACGAGGCGACGGTGCGTGATTTCGACATCCCCGCCCGGTTCGGTCTCAACCAGACCATCGGCGACACCATCGGAATCGGCGGCATTTTCCGTGGGCTGCGGACGTTTCCGGTGCTCGCCGGGATCGCCCGCGATATGCAGGACGTCTGCCCCGACGCCTGGCTGTTGAACTACACCAACCCGATGGCCATGAACGTCACGTTCCTGCGCCGCGTCGCGCCGCAACTGAAGGTGCTCGGGCTGTGCCACTCGGTGTACTGGACGATGGTGGGCCTCTGCGAGATCGTCGGGGTGCCTTATGACGAGGTGTCCTACTGGTCGGCCGGCGTCAACCACCAAGCCTGGGTTCTCAAGTGGGAGCGCGGCGGCCAGGACCTGTATCCGCTGCTGGACCAGCGCATCGCCGCCGATCCGGAGTTGCGTCGGCGGGTGCGGGTCGATATGTACCGTCGCCTCGGCTACTACCCGACCGAAACCAGTGAGCACAGCAGTGAATACGTGCCCTGGTATCTGCACCACCCCGGCGAGATCGACCGCCTGCGGATCAACGTCGGTGAATACGTCGCGATCAGCGAAGCGAACCTGGCCGAATATGCGCGTGTCCGAGCCGAATTGGCGCAGTCGCAGACGTTGGGGGATGGTCTCGACACTGCCGGAGGCTCCACCGAGTACGCCCCGCAGGTGATCCATTCTCTGGAAACCGGTACCGTGCGGGTCATTTCGGCCAACGTCGCCAACGACGGCCTGATCACCAACCTGCCCGACGGCCTGGCTGTTGAGGTCCCCACCGTCCTGGATGCTCTGGGTGCGCACCCGATGAAGGTGGGTGATCTGCCGCCGCAGTGTGCCGCACTCAACCGGAACTTCCTCGGCCCGGTCGACTTGACGGTGCGGGCCGCCGTTGACAGTGACCCGCGCCTGGTCCGGGCCGCGGCCATGGTCGATCCCAACACTGCGGCCACTCTGACCGTCGACGAGATCTGGCAGCTGTGCGACGAATTGACCGCTGCCCACGGTGATCTGTTGCCCGAAGCCCTGCGTACCCCGCCAACGAAGGAGCAGCTATCGTGA